aatttttagaataaatagaatagttgtttttaaaaaaatattaactattttatctaaaattaaagataaattttaaataaagtaTCTAATGTGGATTTCTAAATGGTTGATTTagtaataaatatttattaaaaaaggaatttagaaaaaaaaacatatagcTATTTAGTAATATTTGATATTACGATAACTCGGAACTCTGATTGAGAAATGTGTCTGGTGTCTTGCCAaccagttcggatcctctgtctccATTTCTCTCTGTTCCCGTGTCCCACTGCCAATCCGACGGGTCAGATCGGATCTCAatgcatcatgacatctttaagatgtgtgcatgATCCTCGTGATATGCAaggcatccttgagatgtaatctaacCCGTCCGATCGACAGTGAGACATGGGGACAGAAAAAAAtagggacagaggatccgaactactTGCCAACACCGGTAGTTATCGATGGCttaatctttgttttttttttttaactagcaTTAGTAATTCAGTCCTTGGGATAGTTGTCGTTATCCGATAAATTCCAAAATGGGTATCTAAGAAGTATGGTAGCTCAGAGTTGAACCGTCTAGAAAATGTACATTTTCTCTTACCACAATACTAAGCTTGAGTATTGGGGCTTAATCTTTGTTAATTTCTTTTAGCTAGTAATAGGTATAGTCTTATGGACCAATTAATTGAGATTTTTCATCAGCTATCAGAGTAAATTTTGAAGTGTTCATAATAAATGGCCCAACAATCCAACTTCCTAAATTTATTATGATCCAGTGATAAGGGTCCACCCCTCAAAGAGTCATTGCCACGATGAAAATCAAAGTCTCGGCGGTCAATACCTCTGTATCATTGGTCGGTCGAACAACCCGCTTGCCCGACCGAGGTGAAGGATAGTCAAGCCGATATCAACCCGATGTTACCACAGCTCGGTCGCATACcaagcttccgacgctcagaaaATCGTGTGTCGGCGAGGCATACACCGAGCGATCGGCTCGCTCGGACTTACATTGAACCTCGGAAGCGGCAAAACGGGATCGCAGCCTAGCAGTCACACTCAGGTATAGCTCGGCACAACAACGGAGCTCGGACAGTGGAATGTTGGCCGAGCGGCCACTCCACTCGGCCCAAGGGCCAGACCACCCAGACGGCTGAGGACTGGCTGAGcgaccatcccgctcggcccactaacacacaaaaggaggatcagccgATATCCTTGTGGGAACTCGTGCCACCGACAGACGCATGATCGGCGGCATGACCaagcagaggatcgtacgacggaagcttccgctgtcatgtcagagatatactCGGGTCATTGAGGAATGGTGTCAAAGATgctttcctgacatgtcttttcagggaaagctttgagaagtgTGCACACCTCGAGGAGCATGCACGCACGCCTtcagagccctatataaagggccacaagcttcgacggaggtatgctaaGATTACTGTAGCTACTGTTACTCTGTTTCTTTCGATTCGGTTCTTTCTCTGCTTCCACATCGCTGGTGactaatttgagcgtcggagggtcatcatcGTGGAATCCCTCCCTGACTCGACACTGACGCTGTTGTGATTGCAAGATCCTCTAGCTCAGAGTCCACTAacggtcaacaggagcgccacgtcccccagcatccatcgcctcaactctcagacaggatcaaatttggcaccgtctgtgggaacgcacctgcatccgtgCCGAGAAGATAGAAGAAGCTGGATGACTTCACACtgtgacgctcactcaagaggagctcgataTGCTTGTGCAAGCTCGAGCGACCAAAATAGTCGAGCAGCAACTGCAGAAGGCGGTAGCTGATCGGCTAGAGCAACAGGCCACGTCAGCGTCAGGAGGTCGAGCAACGCATGAGGACCGGCCGGAACAACTCTCCATCTGGGGACAAAATAGAGGGTCGACCAGCACGCAGGGAGAAGCACCACCTGCGCCGATACCGTTCCACCGGGCTCTGTTCTAGATGCCCTCGGAAATCACACAGGCGAATTAAGAGTGGGGATCTTCTGCGGATGAAGCGCCCGTTCGGGATGCCCGGAAAGGTAAAGCGTAGCGAGCCGACgtgtcccccgagcggatcaatcgccagtttTTCGAAGCAATATTGCAAGACCTGTTGCTGAGGCACTATGCTCTAATGATCGAAGAGTACAAcggatcgaccgatccagacgaccATTTGGGCAAGTTCGACAACGCAGCTACACTTCACCAATACAcaaatggggtgaagtgtcgggtcttcctcaccacacccTCCGCCTCGGTGCAGTGCTGGTTCAGAAGGCTGCCAGGCAGATCAATAcgaagcttcaaggattttcgaATGGCCTTCCTGCACCACTTCGCGAGCAGTAGGCGCTACCAAAAAATGAGCGTCAGTTTATTTTCTTTGAAGCAAGGACCGAGAGAAGCTCTCCGGCCATATATCCAACGATTTAACCAGGTAGCTACGGATATCCCTTCAGTCTCATCTAAGACCATGATGAATGTCTTCACTGAGGGGCTCGTCGAGGGAGACTTCTTCTGGTCGCTCATTAGGAAGTCGCCCCgcaactacgaccacatgcttAAGAAGactaatgagtatataaatgtggaggAGGCCTAGGCggcaagaaggaaggaggcaccaGCCTAGTCCTCGGTGCCGACCGAACGACAACCACCGAGCAGCCACCAATCGTCGAAAAGGCCAAGAGTCGAAGGCTGGCCTCACCAGGAAATGAGGGTgcatgtcgtgcagcatgtggcttCTGACCGGCCAAAGATATCGAAAGGGAAGGTATGAATGTccatgttttgctccttccaccagtcggcgTCACATAACACGCGTGACTATCACGGCCTGACGCCGATCGCCCTCTCCTGATCGGCGACACAGGCATCAATCCACTAGACGGCGGGAGGGTGCCAGAAGATCACCCGAGCGACAACGCCACCATCAACAGAGGGGAAATATCGACCATTCCCTAGCCTCTCGCGAGCAAAACAGGTCGTctactcgggaggaagaaaatagaagcaataccgcTCGAGGGGAAATAAATATCATCGTCGGCGGACCGACCAgcggtgactccaaccgagccaggaagTCATACGTTCGGCGACTAGAGATACATGCAGTAGGTTGCAGCTGAGAAAAGGTGAACAAGTCTGAAATCAGCTTCAGACCCTGGGACCTCGAGGGCGTAGAAGTCTCCCATGACGATGCTCTCATCATCTGAGCAGTAATCGCAAATTATACCATTCATCGAGTGTAaacataatcttcaagaaggctttcgatcagctcCAGACCGACCGAGGCGAGCTACTACCAATGGCGACCCCACTATATGGGTTCACTAGCAACGAGGTTCAGCCGATTGGCTAAACTAAGTTGGTCATATCACTCAGAGAGGAGCCACTCAGGAGGACTAGATCCATCCTCGCCGAGCGGAAGCAACAACTTTTATAACGTCCGATCTGAAAGCTGAACAGAAGGCGGAGTTAATCGCCTGTCTCCAGCAAAACCACGATGTGTTCgcatggtcgacgcacgagctcctCGGGATTTCCCCAGTGTCGTGCAACACGAACTTCACGTCCGACGGGACGCTCGACCGGTAAAACAAAGGAAGAGAAACTTCAGCGCTGAACAAAATCTAATCATCCGGGCAGAAATAGAGAACCTGCTGGAGGCCGGCAACAtacgggaagttcaattcccaagctggctcgcaaatgtagtgTTGGTCTCGAAGTCgggcaacaagtggcgagtctgcattgacttccagGACCTCAACAAGGCATGCCCAGAGGACTTCTACCCGCTGCCTTGGAatgatcagatggtagactccactgctgggtgCGAGTTAATATGCATGTTGGACGCCTATCAAGGGTATCAcctattggttaaacctaggaaaacgtactggttccactgtaaaaaaaattttgtacaagtgtcgaacctttccttaaataacctattgtgttctttagaagttaaattaggaatcgcagacggaacttaacatcattgattccaaatttaacttatctgttcttaatggtttagatttgaatcgcaagcggaacttaacactattaattcaaatctacctaggttattaattccataaatattaatttccaaaattggcttccaggactgcatggcgaggcacatgcccttcttggatatgagagcaaccaccaccgcctaggcaaagccttttaaggaaagctaatatttatttccttaaataactctaggttaaccaaaaggaacaatcgaatcacaaattcgaaaaagaagaaaacacaaaatcgaaaaataaattcgataaactagatctaattgtctcttgtatttagaattcatacaaagaaaaataactagtataatgcggaagaaaaatactagttataccttctctttgtaagctaatgacctcgagatcttctgccgtattcctcgcctcgtcttggacgtcatgtggacgacgatcttccaagatgaacaccacccaaaagcttcctccttcttcttctaaaattcggccaccaccaccaccaaggagaagagagcaaagggagaggaagaagggagagggtcggccaccaagagatcacccaagcaaaagaataaaagttgtatctcatgaagccccctcaccccttcttttatattacttgcccaaggcaaataaggaaaaaccttttacaaaaaataaaatcatccaagagtttttcattttccctttttatttttccttttctttcctcttgattgaatcaatctccaatcaatggttatgatcaatcctatttggtttatgattgaatttggtttaatcctattagccggcccttgcttgggcaccaagcaaggtggccggccataattaaaaggaaaggaaaaataatttttaaaatttttacaagaagaaatcctcttataaaatttacaagctctctttcctaaagtatgagttaaaaaaggaaagtttctaaaaattaaaactatgttttaaaatttaaaaactctcttataaaatttctttttttaacatggtgatagaaaatttaaattttaaaacttcttttccttgttttcttaaaccataaggatggttaaaaaaggaaagttttaaaatcttttaaactctctatttaaacatgtggtctaattcaaataaggaaagttttttaaaaaaaaaataaaatctctcttttaaaacttatagttttctacaaagaaaagatttttaaaattcaaaacaaccctccctttttgaattattatgtccgacccctacaagcttagtcaccaagctatagggccggctcctttcaagaggatgtggccggccattgcttggtcaccaagcaatggtccgacccccttcttggacaccaagaagagccttatatttggatggacttgatgctataatgaggctacgacagggacctagaggagaaattgattttggccttccgatgagcttaagtatcccatgttcgccccgaacacacaactcaagttcatcgataataactcattccactagagagttattaccgcactaccgcaccaatcccaaattacattatgggctccttcttatcatgagtatgttagtctccctatgtttaagattatgaatgtccactaattaagtaagttactgacaacttacttaattaatatctagctacaagagtagtaccactcaactttattgtcatgttggattaggtccacctgcagggtttaacatggcaatccttatgagctcctcttggggacattctcaacctagataactaggacacagattccttctataatcaacaacacacactataagtaatatcatttcccaacttatcgggcatattgatttatcgagctaaacctcaccctttgataaatcaaagaaataaatattaaatatatgtgcttgttattatattaggattaagagcacacacttccataataacaaaggtttagttcttttactaagtcagtacaaaaaaaacatacctaaatgatcctactcaatacacttaaagtgtattagtgtaatttattagtcaagataaactaatacttaattacactacgactatactgatagtttgttcctttctatcttagtcgcgagcaactgtttataatttatagagaaccgacaacatgatcttctgagtgtgacaccatactccatgttgtctactatataaattaattgaacaattacatttaataaataaatgcagatattgaccaatgtgattctaaatgtttacaaaagctaggcttttagtatacactccaacatcaccaagtgtcgctcgtcTAGGAAGATTAAAAAAATGTCAACTTCATTACAATCGACGGGACGTATTGTCACAATgttatgtcgttcggactgaagaatgttgGTTGGTtataggaatatcgtaccggtttcactgtacaaaaattttgtataagtgtcgaacctttcctaaacaacctattgtgttctttagaagttaaattaggaatcgtaaacggaacttaacattattgattccaaatttaacttatatattcttaatggtttagatttggatcacaagcagaacttaacactattgatccaaatcaacctattttataaatttaattaaatattaatttcaaaaattggcttccaggactgcatggcgaggcactagtcctttttgggtatgggatcatccaccaccgcctagacaaagccttttaaggaaaactaatatttaattttcttatataactctaggtttaaccaaaaggaacaatcgaatcacaaattcgaaaaataaaaaaaaacacaaactcgaataacaaattcgaaaaactagaatctaatgcctcttgtgtttggaattcttacaaagaaaaataactagcataatgcggaagaaaattactagttataccttttcttcgTATGCTAATAaactcgagatcttctgtcgtattcctcgtctcctcttggacgtcgtgtgggcgacgatcctccaagatgaacaccacccaaagctttcttctccttctctaatattcggccaccaccaacacaaagaacaaaagagagcaaggggaaagggaagagaagaggggtcggccacaagaggagtctcaaccaagagaataagaattgttgtatcatgtctcccctccccttcttttatattacttgcctaaggaaaataaggaaagactttttacaaaaaataaaatcttcctcttgtttttccttttcccttttaatatttcctttcctttcctcttgattgattcaatcatcaatcatgatTGGATGACATATTTGATTTggttgaccccttgcttgggcaccaatcaAGGGTAGTCGGCCCCttaaaaaggaaggaaataatttttgtaaaaattttataagcaaagaagaaaacctcttataaaattttacaagctctcttttaatttcctaatgtggatgttaaaaaggaaaatttttaaaattaaaaccaagttttaaaatttaaaacttctcttctaaaatttccttttttaacatggttacaaaatagaaaattttcaaatttaaaacttctcttccttttttcttaaaaccatgaggatggttaaaaaaggaaaattttaaaacttttaaaatttcttttaaaccatgtggcttaattcaaataataaaagttttatattttaaaatctctcttttaaaacttgtagatatctacaaatagaagattttaaaaattcaaaacaccccttcttatttgaattattatggtcggcACCCTTCAAATtgcttgtggccggccaccttaaggagattatggccgccccctttggcttggtcaccaagccatgggccgaccccttcttggacaccaagatggacttttcatgagtggattagaggcattaatgaggttacgacagggacctagaggagaaattgattttggtcttccgatgagcttgagtatcccatgttcaccccgaacacacaactcaagttcatcaataataactcattccactagagaattattattgcactaccgcaccaatcgcaaattacattatgggctccttcttatcataagtgtgttagtctctctgtgtttaagataacgaatgtccactaattaaataagctactaacaactcacttaattaatatctaagtccaagagtagtaccactcaacctcattgtcatgtcggactaagtccacctgcagggtttaacatgacaatccttatgagctcctcttgggggtatTCTCAGCC
The genomic region above belongs to Zingiber officinale cultivar Zhangliang chromosome 11A, Zo_v1.1, whole genome shotgun sequence and contains:
- the LOC122031516 gene encoding uncharacterized protein LOC122031516; protein product: MIEEYNGSTDPDDHLGKFDNAATLHQYTNGVKCRVFLTTPSASVQCWFRRLPGRSIRSFKDFRMAFLHHFASSRRYQKMSVSLFSLKQGPREALRPYIQRFNQVATDIPSVSSKTMMNVFTEGLVEGDFFWSLIRKSPRNYDHMLKKTNEYINVEEA